A single Paenibacillus kribbensis DNA region contains:
- a CDS encoding methyltransferase, which produces METTNVNKIGIKPQSITPQASVMGYIGSYFFSFVIKTATELGVFKGLQQGKKTNDALATHLELDSVSLRRLLRALVAMDLLKVDASGNYEVTAYGATLQPGETPQSIESIANYLLGDFIIEPMMNLGYSIRTGRPAFDNSAWFEAGKINIEQQQVVNRAMEVYSKVSLPTILNSYSFDEFDVIVDVAGGLGQILAGILEANVNSRGILYDLPTTIERAKEYIESVDMTERCELIGGDMFETIPAGGNLYIISKALNDWNDEHVLSALSNIRSAMLNDSKLIIIEMLVDDAHPTKEEVIRDLLFLAVTPGGGVRTQSEFEVLIHRSGLQITRVIPTSDQFCIIECERKQ; this is translated from the coding sequence ATGGAAACAACAAATGTGAACAAAATTGGGATTAAGCCGCAATCTATAACGCCACAGGCTAGTGTTATGGGGTATATTGGTAGTTATTTTTTCTCGTTTGTGATCAAGACTGCAACAGAGCTGGGTGTGTTTAAAGGTTTGCAGCAAGGAAAAAAAACGAATGACGCGTTAGCGACTCATTTGGAGTTAGACTCAGTTTCTTTACGAAGATTGTTAAGAGCATTAGTCGCCATGGATCTCCTTAAGGTTGATGCATCCGGAAATTACGAGGTAACGGCGTATGGAGCTACATTGCAACCAGGGGAAACTCCTCAATCGATAGAATCCATTGCAAATTATTTGCTCGGGGATTTTATTATTGAGCCTATGATGAATTTGGGATACAGCATCCGGACCGGACGACCTGCGTTTGACAATTCCGCATGGTTTGAAGCTGGGAAAATAAATATTGAGCAACAACAAGTGGTCAACCGTGCGATGGAAGTATATTCAAAAGTAAGCTTACCGACAATACTGAATTCATATTCATTTGACGAGTTTGATGTCATTGTGGATGTTGCGGGTGGTCTAGGACAAATATTGGCCGGCATTCTGGAGGCAAATGTAAATAGTCGCGGGATTTTATATGATCTGCCAACAACGATCGAGCGGGCAAAGGAATATATAGAATCTGTAGATATGACAGAACGTTGTGAGTTAATTGGTGGAGATATGTTTGAAACGATTCCGGCTGGCGGAAACCTCTATATTATCAGCAAAGCGTTAAACGATTGGAATGATGAGCATGTTCTGTCCGCACTCAGTAATATACGTTCAGCGATGTTAAATGACTCTAAATTAATTATTATAGAGATGCTTGTTGATGATGCGCATCCAACAAAAGAAGAGGTAATTCGGGATTTACTGTTTCTGGCCGTCACCCCGGGTGGAGGTGTTAGAACTCAGTCGGAATTCGAGGTGTTGATACATCGATCTGGTTTACAAATTACACGTGTTATTCCCACATCAGATCAGTTTTGCATTATTGAATGTGAGCGAAAACAATAA
- a CDS encoding acyltransferase domain-containing protein gives MNQPVVFMYPGQGSQYFHMGIKLYKHNDVFRVCMDTLNDQVYGLIGESVLDIIYDPGRRVGERFDRTLYTHIAIFMVECSLTKVLLSHGIEPDVVIGTSLGEYAATVTAGVWSMETALQAVVRQAELLESTCAEGGMLAILHNLNIYSSDPLLRELCKLAAVNHQSHFIVSGSARNIDRVEQLLKSKEVVCLRLAVSHGFHSSCIDPAEKPYLSYVQEQVLHEPVIPYGSSVYGTIIGRLEPDYFWKVVRKPIRFAEVVSSITHEQKQGIYIDMGPSGSLVNVMKNLTIYNQKQTSLSIMTPFHKDCNQLDDIIRRYADSKENGVC, from the coding sequence ATGAATCAGCCAGTTGTATTTATGTATCCGGGTCAGGGATCGCAGTATTTTCATATGGGAATTAAGCTGTACAAACATAATGATGTGTTTCGAGTGTGTATGGACACATTAAATGACCAGGTGTACGGGCTTATTGGGGAGTCAGTACTAGATATAATTTATGACCCGGGCCGTAGGGTGGGAGAACGTTTTGACCGTACGTTATACACTCATATTGCGATTTTTATGGTCGAATGCTCACTCACCAAGGTATTGCTGAGTCATGGAATTGAGCCGGATGTTGTCATAGGAACAAGCTTGGGAGAATACGCAGCCACGGTAACCGCAGGAGTATGGAGTATGGAAACGGCTCTTCAAGCGGTCGTTCGACAAGCAGAGCTGCTTGAATCCACCTGTGCTGAAGGAGGAATGCTGGCCATTCTGCACAATTTGAATATATATTCGTCTGATCCGTTGTTGCGTGAGCTTTGTAAACTTGCAGCTGTAAATCATCAATCACATTTTATTGTATCAGGTAGTGCCCGAAATATTGATCGCGTAGAGCAATTGCTTAAGAGCAAGGAAGTTGTCTGCTTACGGCTCGCGGTTTCGCATGGATTTCACTCGTCCTGTATTGATCCTGCGGAGAAGCCCTACCTGAGCTATGTGCAGGAGCAGGTCCTGCATGAGCCTGTGATTCCTTATGGATCAAGCGTATACGGTACAATTATTGGACGACTGGAACCAGATTACTTTTGGAAGGTCGTCCGTAAACCGATCCGATTCGCTGAGGTAGTAAGTTCTATAACACACGAACAAAAGCAAGGCATCTATATTGATATGGGGCCTTCGGGTTCCTTGGTAAATGTTATGAAAAATTTGACTATATATAATCAAAAACAAACGTCTTTGTCTATAATGACACCCTTTCACAAAGACTGTAATCAATTGGATGACATTATACGGCGTTATGCTGATTCAAAGGAGAATGGCGTATGTTAG
- the fabD gene encoding ACP S-malonyltransferase, with product MLAFVFPGQGSQRKGMGEGLFEEFPELTRQANAILGYSIEELCLVDAYNQLQQTQFTQPALYTVNALMYLKTLQVSGVSPEIVAGHSLGEYNALFAAGAFDFATGLKLVKKRGELMSLAAGGKMAAIVGMDMNNIQQILTQNRLDGIDIANLNSPQQVVISGLEEDMGRAKLIFEAMSTITYIPLTVSGAFHSRYMEEAGNKFAAYLDGFAFSNLNIPVISNFSARPYTKAELKLNLVRQMTSSVKWCETVQILLGLDHVEIREIGPGHVLTSLTQKIKQGAAPITLSREEWIYKESEQIQLTNDTRVPASPIVSGITPEFLGSEEFRKDYGIKYAYLSGAMFKGISSKEMVVKMGKAGMMGFLGTGGLSIPQIESDIQYIQQELNKGQAYGMNFLHTPGKLDRERDLTELYLKYEIRNIEVSAFINITESLIRYRAHGLYDKPDGTVEIRNRVLAKVSRPEVAENFLSPAPVVLVEKMVQAGQITQEQAKRLAQVAMADDLCLEADSGGHTDGGVAYVLMPAITRLRDDMMKKYEYKKKVRVGAAGGIGTPEAAAAAFMLGADFIVTGSINQCTVEAGTSNNAKDMLEQINIQDTTYAPAGDMFELGAKVQVLKKGVFFPARANKLYDLYRQYNSLEEISDKDQKQIQEKYFKRSFDEVYEEVRRHYPPQEIEKAELNPKRKMALIFKWYFAYSSYLACSGEADNRLDYQIQCGPALGSFNQWVKGTKWERWQHRHVDDIGIKIMAETAQILNHRFIAFHGAVYE from the coding sequence ATGTTAGCATTTGTTTTCCCCGGACAGGGCTCGCAGCGTAAAGGAATGGGTGAAGGATTATTTGAGGAATTTCCTGAGCTTACACGGCAGGCTAATGCCATTCTTGGTTATTCCATAGAGGAATTGTGTTTAGTGGATGCGTACAACCAGTTGCAACAAACGCAATTTACACAGCCTGCTTTATACACTGTTAATGCACTGATGTATCTAAAAACGTTGCAAGTAAGTGGTGTTTCTCCCGAAATTGTAGCAGGGCACAGTCTAGGGGAGTATAATGCATTGTTTGCTGCAGGTGCCTTCGATTTTGCCACAGGTTTGAAGCTGGTGAAAAAAAGAGGAGAATTAATGAGTCTTGCTGCTGGTGGCAAAATGGCAGCCATTGTAGGAATGGATATGAACAATATCCAGCAAATTTTAACTCAGAATAGACTGGATGGCATAGATATAGCTAATCTGAATTCTCCACAACAAGTAGTGATTTCCGGATTAGAAGAAGATATGGGGCGGGCAAAGTTGATTTTTGAGGCGATGTCTACCATTACTTATATCCCACTTACTGTGAGCGGAGCTTTTCATTCCAGATATATGGAGGAAGCAGGGAATAAATTTGCTGCTTATTTAGATGGATTTGCATTTTCTAATTTGAATATCCCGGTTATATCCAATTTTAGTGCCAGACCCTACACGAAGGCAGAATTAAAATTAAATCTGGTTCGGCAAATGACAAGTTCCGTAAAATGGTGTGAGACCGTTCAGATTCTGCTGGGATTGGATCACGTGGAAATCAGAGAAATTGGGCCAGGTCATGTTTTGACAAGTTTGACGCAGAAAATTAAACAGGGAGCTGCTCCCATTACGTTATCTCGGGAAGAATGGATTTATAAAGAGTCTGAACAAATTCAGCTAACCAATGATACTAGGGTACCTGCTAGTCCAATTGTGTCTGGAATTACACCAGAGTTTCTCGGCTCTGAGGAGTTTAGAAAGGATTATGGCATCAAATATGCCTATCTGAGCGGAGCTATGTTCAAAGGAATTTCATCCAAAGAGATGGTAGTTAAGATGGGCAAAGCAGGTATGATGGGCTTTTTGGGAACTGGAGGGTTGTCTATTCCTCAGATTGAATCTGATATTCAATATATTCAGCAGGAGTTGAATAAAGGGCAAGCTTACGGAATGAATTTTTTACATACACCCGGCAAGCTTGATAGAGAAAGAGATCTTACGGAACTTTATCTCAAATATGAAATACGTAACATAGAAGTTTCAGCATTTATTAATATAACAGAGTCACTAATCCGCTATCGTGCTCATGGTTTATACGATAAACCGGACGGAACGGTAGAGATTCGCAACCGCGTTCTCGCCAAGGTATCCAGGCCGGAGGTTGCGGAAAACTTTCTGAGTCCGGCCCCTGTTGTACTAGTGGAGAAAATGGTCCAGGCTGGTCAAATTACGCAAGAACAAGCGAAAAGGCTGGCTCAGGTTGCAATGGCGGATGATCTATGTCTGGAAGCTGATTCAGGAGGACATACAGATGGCGGAGTAGCCTACGTCCTAATGCCTGCTATCACGAGGTTGCGTGACGACATGATGAAGAAGTATGAATACAAGAAAAAGGTGAGAGTTGGTGCAGCAGGTGGTATTGGCACTCCTGAAGCCGCCGCAGCTGCATTTATGTTAGGTGCCGATTTTATAGTTACCGGCTCTATTAATCAATGTACTGTAGAGGCAGGTACTAGCAATAATGCCAAAGATATGCTTGAACAGATCAATATTCAGGACACGACCTATGCTCCGGCGGGAGATATGTTTGAATTGGGGGCCAAAGTACAAGTTCTGAAAAAAGGTGTGTTCTTTCCAGCACGGGCCAACAAGCTCTATGATCTATATCGTCAATATAATTCATTGGAAGAAATCAGTGATAAGGATCAGAAGCAAATTCAGGAAAAATATTTCAAGCGAAGTTTTGATGAAGTATATGAGGAAGTTAGACGGCATTATCCACCACAGGAGATTGAAAAAGCGGAACTAAACCCCAAGCGTAAAATGGCTTTAATTTTCAAGTGGTATTTTGCTTATTCATCGTATTTGGCTTGCAGTGGGGAAGCAGACAATCGACTCGATTATCAGATACAATGTGGTCCGGCGCTGGGCTCATTTAATCAATGGGTTAAAGGTACAAAATGGGAGCGCTGGCAGCATCGTCATGTAGATGACATTGGCATCAAGATCATGGCAGAAACAGCACAAATACTGAATCATAGATTTATTGCGTTTCATGGAGCAGTTTATGAGTAA
- a CDS encoding type I polyketide synthase → MSKVQSGRVRRMRSKKADIAVVGMSCRFPDAYDYNQFWNNLEFGVDSVREIPPDRWDVKTYYAMDMDKSGQSISKWCGLLDHVYDFDHQFFKISPREAIHMDPQQRLMLEETWHCIEDSGISLATLQHKQTAVYAGVMTTDYRQEMIDAEHGMDSYACLGNFESLLSNRISYTFDFQGASQTINAACASSLVAVHEAKQALRLRKCDYALVACVNLNLHPWKYVSFSKSRMLSPDGVCRAFDLHANGYVPGDGVAVLLLQRLDEAVKDQNLIYGIIKGSDVNHSGKSQSITAPRIQTQQDVIKGAYQDADLRPEMVNYVEAHGTGTSLGDPIELEGLTRAFRQFTDKKQFCKIGSVKTNIGHLESAAGLAGIIKVLMMMKHRKIPKTLHLKTLNPIINWANSPFIPANGLSSWEPVEEDGPLRASVSSFGFGGVNSHVLLEEYQNAETDEVFNTNRSEFFILSAKTPQALENLQEAWRTFVTTEDFKAHTLSDISSVLLMGREAFQYRCGILVHHKEELKEKLLADYLPQMKATKCSWELNISNLSWESYADIEPLYVECKLFKQVIDDAMKTLRSLHVGRKISSGFFQESWIGPEKSLYQLITGYAYAFSLISLGLAPSVVTGHNDGWWAAMAISGILTLEDVLAVKTGKCELKDIMFSCPAIPIREPVTGEIYVPLQCNEAYIHDLISLTEHGVKEQSGSSASKSPNDNGLQTYIQKSRLLYPVQYTFKGYIDDWESVIQKETSCSIVGILCDEELLNTGNVSNDLLLIVLVSSLRKLYRKWNLEEQQFIIGSRLEEIMDLLDEGILPKETLVQIMTQINTVVSAVAIINNNLIKILSDREYPLMKKYYQNEMKVAMKPEWISRIESADHVFSHQADMKVVYIGNCNPATDLGIHFGAAIDSVTRFYQGVFQLWLKGAPIRWNRLFPGKSYHKIGLPVYPFDRNTFRINERKEQPLANNTLELEDWKLKQLLLSLEKGELEIDDIKREMGDAWCQTINSQ, encoded by the coding sequence ATGAGTAAAGTTCAATCGGGAAGAGTGAGGCGGATGAGATCCAAAAAGGCTGATATCGCGGTGGTAGGCATGTCATGCCGTTTTCCGGATGCTTATGATTATAACCAATTTTGGAATAACCTCGAATTTGGTGTAGACTCTGTTCGGGAAATTCCTCCTGATCGCTGGGATGTGAAGACTTATTATGCAATGGATATGGACAAGTCTGGCCAAAGCATAAGTAAGTGGTGCGGTTTATTAGACCATGTTTATGACTTTGATCATCAATTTTTCAAGATATCTCCTCGCGAAGCTATTCATATGGATCCTCAGCAAAGATTAATGCTAGAGGAAACTTGGCATTGTATTGAAGATTCGGGTATCTCTTTAGCCACACTTCAACATAAACAAACTGCTGTTTATGCAGGTGTTATGACGACGGATTATCGTCAAGAGATGATAGATGCAGAACATGGAATGGACAGTTATGCATGTTTAGGTAACTTTGAAAGCCTGTTATCCAATCGCATTTCCTATACGTTTGACTTTCAGGGAGCCAGTCAAACTATTAATGCTGCTTGTGCTTCTTCACTTGTTGCAGTACATGAAGCGAAGCAGGCTCTAAGGCTTAGAAAATGCGACTATGCGTTAGTTGCCTGTGTGAATCTAAATCTTCATCCGTGGAAATATGTCTCTTTTTCAAAATCTCGTATGCTAAGCCCTGACGGTGTATGCAGGGCTTTTGATCTCCATGCTAATGGTTATGTACCTGGGGACGGGGTAGCTGTTCTTTTGCTGCAACGTTTGGATGAAGCTGTTAAAGACCAAAACCTTATCTATGGCATTATCAAAGGATCGGACGTCAATCATTCCGGGAAAAGTCAGTCGATTACAGCTCCACGTATACAGACACAGCAAGATGTCATCAAAGGTGCATACCAAGATGCAGATTTGCGTCCCGAGATGGTCAATTATGTGGAAGCTCATGGGACAGGCACCTCATTGGGAGACCCGATAGAACTGGAGGGTTTGACACGGGCGTTCCGACAATTTACAGATAAGAAGCAATTTTGCAAGATCGGATCTGTCAAAACCAATATCGGCCATTTGGAGAGTGCTGCAGGGCTAGCAGGTATAATCAAAGTGTTAATGATGATGAAGCACAGAAAAATTCCAAAAACCCTCCATCTTAAGACTCTAAATCCGATCATAAATTGGGCTAACTCTCCGTTTATCCCTGCCAATGGTTTATCATCTTGGGAACCCGTTGAGGAGGACGGTCCATTGCGTGCCAGTGTCAGTTCTTTTGGTTTTGGTGGTGTCAATAGCCATGTATTGCTTGAGGAGTATCAGAACGCCGAGACGGACGAGGTATTCAATACCAATAGAAGTGAATTTTTTATTTTATCTGCAAAGACTCCTCAGGCATTGGAAAATTTACAAGAGGCATGGAGGACATTCGTTACCACTGAAGATTTCAAAGCTCACACTTTAAGCGATATAAGCAGTGTATTGCTAATGGGCAGAGAGGCATTTCAGTATCGTTGCGGAATACTGGTACACCACAAAGAAGAATTGAAAGAGAAACTATTGGCTGACTATTTGCCTCAAATGAAAGCGACGAAATGCTCATGGGAACTGAACATTAGTAATCTTTCTTGGGAAAGTTATGCAGATATTGAGCCATTATATGTAGAATGTAAATTATTCAAGCAGGTTATCGATGACGCCATGAAGACATTAAGAAGCTTGCATGTAGGTCGGAAAATAAGCAGTGGTTTCTTTCAGGAGTCCTGGATTGGGCCAGAAAAATCACTATACCAGTTAATTACAGGGTATGCATACGCCTTTTCACTTATATCTCTTGGGCTAGCTCCGTCCGTCGTAACTGGACATAATGATGGCTGGTGGGCTGCGATGGCTATAAGTGGCATTCTGACACTGGAGGATGTTCTAGCTGTGAAAACGGGAAAATGTGAGCTAAAAGACATAATGTTTTCTTGTCCTGCTATTCCTATTCGGGAGCCAGTGACAGGTGAAATTTATGTGCCATTACAATGTAATGAAGCTTACATCCATGATCTAATCAGCTTGACAGAACACGGAGTAAAAGAACAGTCAGGTTCTTCAGCATCCAAGTCACCCAATGATAATGGACTTCAAACATATATCCAAAAATCCAGGCTGCTGTACCCTGTTCAGTACACCTTTAAAGGATACATTGACGATTGGGAATCGGTCATCCAAAAAGAGACAAGCTGTAGTATTGTCGGTATATTGTGTGATGAGGAGCTTTTAAATACAGGGAATGTAAGCAACGATTTACTCTTGATTGTGCTTGTGAGTTCCCTGAGAAAGCTGTATCGAAAGTGGAATTTGGAGGAGCAGCAATTCATTATTGGATCACGATTGGAAGAAATAATGGACTTGCTGGATGAGGGGATTTTACCCAAAGAAACGCTTGTACAAATAATGACACAAATTAATACAGTAGTATCGGCAGTTGCAATCATAAACAACAATTTGATAAAAATTCTTTCTGATCGTGAATATCCACTAATGAAAAAATATTATCAGAATGAAATGAAAGTAGCTATGAAGCCTGAATGGATCAGCAGGATAGAAAGTGCAGATCATGTTTTTTCACACCAAGCGGACATGAAGGTTGTATATATAGGCAACTGCAATCCGGCCACTGATCTTGGCATACATTTTGGAGCAGCAATTGATTCGGTTACACGGTTTTATCAAGGTGTCTTTCAGCTATGGTTGAAAGGTGCACCCATTCGTTGGAACCGATTATTTCCAGGAAAGTCTTATCATAAAATTGGCCTGCCGGTGTATCCATTTGATCGGAATACGTTTCGGATCAATGAACGAAAAGAACAGCCATTGGCAAACAATACCCTCGAATTGGAGGACTGGAAGCTTAAGCAACTGCTACTAAGTCTTGAAAAAGGTGAACTGGAAATTGATGACATCAAAAGGGAAATGGGGGATGCGTGGTGTCAGACGATCAATTCACAATAG
- a CDS encoding aspartate/glutamate racemase family protein: protein MRTIGLVGGLSYESTLFYYKYINERVNQQLGKTHSAKLILNSLNNEEVLSLVNANRMQDVTEILVNAAIVVERAGADCLLICCNSVHQVAEEVQRHIRIPLLHITDAVTNKVSETGIKRVGLIGTNFTMKETFYKRKLEARGIDVILPDQPDRNDIHQVIFSELVLGLFTTEAKRKFQRIILKLISEGAQGVILGCTEIPLLINQKDVSVPVFDTTTLHADSGIDFMLGSANTREELSLWKQQM from the coding sequence ATGAGAACAATTGGGTTAGTTGGTGGATTAAGCTATGAATCGACGTTATTTTACTATAAGTATATTAATGAGCGTGTCAATCAGCAGCTTGGAAAAACTCATTCGGCCAAGTTGATTTTAAACAGCTTAAATAATGAGGAGGTCTTGTCTCTTGTAAATGCTAATCGAATGCAGGATGTTACGGAAATATTAGTCAATGCTGCAATCGTAGTTGAGAGAGCCGGGGCTGATTGTCTGCTGATATGTTGCAATTCGGTTCATCAAGTAGCGGAAGAAGTACAACGTCATATCCGTATACCTCTTCTTCATATAACAGATGCAGTTACAAATAAAGTTTCCGAAACAGGCATTAAGCGAGTTGGACTTATTGGAACCAACTTTACAATGAAAGAAACATTTTATAAACGCAAGCTGGAAGCTCGGGGGATTGATGTTATCCTTCCGGATCAGCCTGATCGCAATGATATACATCAAGTAATTTTCAGCGAATTGGTGTTGGGCCTATTTACCACAGAAGCTAAGAGAAAGTTCCAACGCATTATCCTTAAATTAATCTCTGAAGGTGCTCAGGGAGTCATACTGGGCTGCACAGAGATTCCGTTGCTTATTAATCAAAAGGATGTCAGCGTTCCTGTTTTTGATACTACTACATTGCATGCAGACAGTGGAATTGATTTTATGCTTGGAAGTGCAAACACTAGAGAGGAGTTATCGCTATGGAAACAACAAATGTGA